One Nostoc sp. UHCC 0302 DNA window includes the following coding sequences:
- a CDS encoding inositol oxygenase family protein, which translates to MSQTLNSSTVQDPENPLNSLEEWEEDLLHRYPNPDSIVKEGKTTEEYRNYETPTRDTVKEFYRLNHSNQTYQFVVDKKEDFLKLDKREMSVWDAFEFLNQLVDDSDPDTSLDQFQHLLQTSEAIRADGHPDWMVLTGLFHDMGKVLCLFGEPQWSTVGDTYPVGCAFSDKIVFSEFFRKNPDYNNPKYNGKYGVYEPNCGLSNVQMSWGHDEYIYYIMKNYLPEPALYILRYHSFYPQHRENAYEHLMDKCDREMFKWVNLFNPYDLYSKNPIPPDWQKLRPYYEDLVAKYLPATLKF; encoded by the coding sequence ATGTCTCAAACTCTCAATAGTTCTACTGTTCAAGACCCGGAGAATCCTTTGAATTCGCTAGAAGAATGGGAAGAAGATTTGCTTCATCGCTATCCTAATCCAGACAGCATAGTTAAAGAAGGCAAAACAACCGAAGAGTATAGGAATTATGAAACACCTACTAGAGACACGGTGAAAGAGTTCTATCGTTTAAATCATAGTAATCAAACATATCAATTTGTAGTAGATAAAAAAGAAGACTTTCTGAAGTTAGATAAAAGAGAAATGTCTGTTTGGGACGCGTTTGAGTTTTTGAATCAGTTGGTCGATGATTCAGATCCAGATACAAGCTTAGATCAGTTTCAGCATCTATTGCAGACCTCAGAAGCCATTCGCGCCGATGGTCATCCTGATTGGATGGTACTTACTGGCTTGTTTCACGATATGGGGAAGGTGCTTTGTTTATTTGGTGAACCTCAATGGTCTACCGTAGGCGATACATATCCTGTGGGTTGTGCATTTTCAGATAAAATTGTTTTCTCTGAATTTTTTAGGAAAAATCCTGATTACAATAACCCGAAATATAACGGCAAATATGGTGTTTACGAGCCAAATTGCGGGTTGAGTAATGTGCAGATGTCGTGGGGACATGATGAATACATATATTACATCATGAAAAACTATTTGCCGGAACCAGCATTATATATTCTCCGCTATCACTCATTTTATCCTCAACACCGCGAAAATGCATACGAGCATTTAATGGATAAATGCGATCGCGAAATGTTTAAATGGGTGAATTTATTTAATCCCTACGATTTGTATTCCAAAAATCCTATTCCTCCTGATTGGCAAAAACTCAGACCATACTATGAGGATTTAGTGGCTAAATATTTGCCAGCAACGTTAAAATTTTAA
- a CDS encoding LacI family DNA-binding transcriptional regulator, producing MSRRRTSIEDIARRAGVSHSTVSRALRDNPLISLQVREEIKRIAQEMNYVPNAIAQSLQNQRTNTIGVVVTSIADPFFAEVVEGIEQVAKPAGLSVVLSTSHRDIEQEIAAIDNFHRRRVDGILIADSRISKQHTKQLSQIAVPTVLINSQTEDASEIFYSVAIDDRLGGRIAVEHLVSLGHTSIGYLGVGDKSRSNQQRLEGYQTALTEAGLPLIDDWVAISDDYVRISDVTTGQKLLAKLATAGVTGIFCYNDMVAVGALLACQEQGISVPRDLSIVGFDGIALSRYITPPLTTVSQPMLEIGGSAMQMLLDLLEEKTVENRVLSPFLVKRGSSALSKTQV from the coding sequence ATGAGTAGACGAAGAACTTCAATCGAAGATATTGCTCGAAGGGCAGGCGTTTCTCATTCTACAGTTTCACGTGCTTTGCGAGATAATCCTCTCATCAGCCTCCAGGTACGAGAGGAAATTAAGCGAATAGCACAAGAAATGAACTATGTACCCAATGCTATTGCTCAAAGCTTGCAAAATCAACGTACTAATACTATTGGGGTAGTAGTAACTTCAATAGCAGATCCCTTTTTTGCTGAGGTAGTAGAGGGAATCGAACAGGTAGCTAAACCAGCAGGCTTGAGCGTTGTCTTAAGTACTTCACATCGAGACATAGAGCAGGAAATAGCTGCAATTGATAATTTTCATCGCCGCAGGGTAGATGGAATTTTGATAGCTGATTCACGAATTAGTAAACAGCATACAAAGCAACTATCGCAAATTGCTGTACCAACAGTTCTAATTAATAGCCAGACCGAAGATGCATCTGAAATATTTTACTCAGTCGCAATAGACGATCGCTTAGGTGGGAGAATAGCTGTAGAGCATCTAGTAAGTTTAGGGCATACTTCTATCGGATACCTTGGTGTAGGCGATAAAAGTAGATCAAATCAGCAGCGTTTAGAAGGATATCAAACAGCTCTTACTGAAGCTGGTTTACCACTGATTGATGATTGGGTTGCAATTAGTGATGACTATGTAAGAATCAGCGATGTTACTACCGGACAAAAGCTGCTAGCTAAACTAGCAACTGCTGGGGTAACTGGCATCTTTTGTTATAACGATATGGTAGCTGTTGGCGCTTTGTTAGCCTGTCAAGAACAAGGTATTTCAGTACCGCGAGATTTAAGCATTGTTGGATTTGATGGTATAGCTTTAAGCCGTTACATTACACCGCCACTGACAACAGTTTCTCAGCCAATGTTAGAAATTGGCGGCTCTGCCATGCAAATGTTACTCGATTTATTAGAAGAAAAAACTGTAGAAAACCGGGTTTTATCTCCTTTTCTAGTCAAGCGTGGTAGTAGTGCGCTATCAAAGACTCAAGTATAA
- the uxaC gene encoding glucuronate isomerase yields the protein MLTKKRSLSYRCFSPEPVQRQLAHEFFESISALPLICPHGHVDPGLLANPAARFGSPTELFIIPDHYILRMLYSRGISLQTLGIPTNNGSPVETDHRKIWQLFAEHFYLFRGTPSGLWLKDELSNVFGVDESLNSANAGYIYDYLEEQLALPEFSPRALFKRFNIEVLCTTDAASDNLENHKSLHQEGFTQIKPTFRPDAVINLDTPGWRENLAKLESTVGQEISSYATFVQVLAERRAFFKKMGATATDQSAATPYTMLLSDQEAEAIFARALVAKLNPGDAEQFTGHLFMEMARMSVEDGLVMQMHCGIMRNHNSTLFEQFGSDKGADIPLQIEWTQNLRPLLSAYGNNKHFHLILFGLDESTYSRELAPLAGHYPAVLLGPPWWFNDSVNGMERYFNQVMETAGLYNTAGFNDDTRAFISIPARHAVWRRVACNWLAGLVLRGLVEEEEGYGMARALAYDLAKRAYKLNS from the coding sequence ATGTTGACTAAAAAAAGGAGTTTATCTTATCGCTGCTTTTCCCCAGAACCAGTTCAAAGACAACTAGCCCATGAATTTTTTGAAAGCATATCTGCACTACCGCTAATTTGTCCACACGGTCACGTAGACCCAGGATTATTAGCTAATCCAGCAGCCCGTTTTGGTTCTCCGACAGAATTATTTATTATCCCTGACCACTACATTTTGCGGATGCTCTATAGTCGGGGCATATCTCTGCAAACCTTGGGCATACCTACCAACAATGGTTCGCCTGTCGAAACTGACCACCGCAAAATCTGGCAGCTTTTCGCCGAGCATTTTTATCTATTTCGCGGTACTCCCTCCGGGTTGTGGCTGAAAGATGAACTAAGTAATGTCTTTGGGGTAGATGAGTCTTTAAATTCTGCGAATGCTGGATATATATATGATTACCTAGAAGAGCAATTGGCTTTACCTGAATTCTCACCTCGCGCTTTATTCAAACGCTTTAATATTGAAGTTCTTTGTACTACCGATGCGGCTAGTGATAACCTTGAGAACCATAAATCGCTTCATCAAGAAGGTTTTACTCAAATAAAACCTACTTTTCGACCAGATGCCGTAATTAATTTGGATACTCCTGGTTGGCGCGAAAATCTTGCCAAGTTAGAAAGTACTGTAGGTCAAGAAATCAGCAGTTACGCTACTTTTGTGCAAGTTTTGGCAGAACGTCGAGCTTTCTTTAAAAAAATGGGTGCGACAGCTACCGACCAGAGTGCAGCTACACCTTATACTATGCTTCTTTCTGACCAGGAAGCAGAAGCTATTTTTGCAAGGGCATTAGTTGCCAAGCTAAATCCAGGTGATGCAGAGCAATTTACTGGTCATCTGTTTATGGAAATGGCTCGGATGAGCGTGGAAGATGGTTTGGTTATGCAAATGCATTGTGGTATTATGCGTAACCACAATTCAACTTTGTTTGAGCAATTTGGATCTGATAAAGGTGCTGATATTCCCCTGCAAATCGAGTGGACTCAAAATCTGCGTCCGTTGCTATCAGCCTACGGTAATAATAAACACTTCCACTTAATTCTTTTTGGATTAGATGAAAGCACTTACAGCCGGGAACTGGCTCCACTAGCTGGTCATTATCCTGCTGTGCTGCTTGGGCCGCCCTGGTGGTTTAACGATAGCGTTAATGGTATGGAACGTTACTTCAATCAGGTAATGGAAACTGCCGGACTTTATAACACTGCTGGCTTTAATGATGATACCCGTGCTTTCATTTCCATTCCCGCCCGTCACGCTGTCTGGCGGCGTGTAGCTTGTAACTGGTTAGCTGGATTGGTTCTACGTGGGTTAGTTGAGGAAGAGGAGGGCTACGGCATGGCTCGCGCTTTAGCTTACGACTTGGCTAAGAGGGCTTATAAACTTAATTCGTAA
- a CDS encoding SDR family oxidoreductase: protein MPDSILNKLFSLEGQVAIVTGGSGVLGGVMARGLGLAGARVAVLGRNEARAIAVVTAITANGGESIAVLADVSDRTQLEIARSTILKCWGQIDILVNAAGGNVASATITTDATIFDLPHEAFEQVVNLNLVGTLLPCQVFGQAMVERAGMDTPPHGCIVNISSMSAIRVISRVVGYSAAKAGIDNFTRWLAVELAQKYGTGLRVNAIAPGFFIGEQNRDLLLNGDGNLSDRGQKIIEHTPAGRFGEPEELLSTLIWLCSSGSSFVNGVVVPVDGGFSIYSGV from the coding sequence ATGCCAGACTCAATTTTAAATAAACTTTTTAGCCTAGAAGGGCAGGTAGCAATAGTCACAGGCGGGTCTGGTGTGCTTGGTGGGGTAATGGCGCGAGGTTTAGGCCTTGCTGGAGCGCGAGTAGCTGTTCTTGGTCGCAATGAGGCCCGGGCGATCGCTGTAGTAACTGCTATTACTGCTAATGGTGGAGAAAGTATAGCTGTATTGGCAGATGTCAGCGATCGCACCCAATTAGAAATAGCCAGAAGTACTATTTTAAAGTGTTGGGGTCAGATAGATATTTTAGTGAATGCCGCTGGTGGAAATGTTGCATCTGCCACAATTACTACTGATGCAACTATTTTTGATCTGCCACACGAGGCATTTGAGCAAGTGGTGAATCTAAACCTGGTGGGTACTCTATTACCTTGCCAAGTTTTTGGTCAAGCGATGGTAGAAAGGGCCGGAATGGATACTCCGCCTCATGGTTGTATTGTGAATATTTCTTCTATGTCTGCTATCCGTGTCATTAGTCGAGTGGTTGGTTATTCGGCTGCGAAAGCCGGGATAGATAACTTTACTCGCTGGCTAGCTGTAGAACTTGCTCAAAAGTATGGAACTGGGTTACGAGTAAATGCGATCGCACCGGGTTTTTTTATTGGCGAGCAAAATCGAGATTTACTCCTAAATGGAGATGGAAATTTAAGCGATCGCGGCCAGAAAATTATTGAGCATACCCCCGCCGGACGTTTCGGAGAACCCGAAGAATTACTCAGCACTTTAATTTGGCTATGCAGTTCTGGTTCTAGTTTCGTCAACGGCGTAGTTGTGCCAGTAGACGGTGGGTTTAGTATCTACAGCGGAGTTTAA
- a CDS encoding lactate racemase domain-containing protein, whose translation MYSLAVTNGTLLDEQVSELVHEALADSKLDGQSILVLIPDGTRTAPIPQMFRLLHHELGKRVAALDFLIALGTHNPMSEEQINHLVDVKPEERETIFKNVRIFNHLWNVPDTFIYCGVISADEIADISSGMLRQAVEVRVNKLVTEYDLIIVCGPVFPHEVVGFSGGNKYFFPGISGQEVINLSHWLGALITCYEIIGTLGITSVRRLINRAASLITTPKLCLAMVVAPGTNQLAGLYIDQPDSAWESAAKLSAKLHIKYVNQPFKQVLSIMPQMYDDIWTAAKGMYKLEPVVADGGEVIIYAPHITEFSYTHGEILAQIGYHVRDYFLKQWDRFQTYPAGVLAHSTHLKGMGTFDFLNGEKARIRVTLATGISRDLCAAHNLNYRDPATIQPTEWANREDEGILLVPKAGEILYRLK comes from the coding sequence ATGTATTCACTAGCTGTAACTAACGGCACACTCTTAGATGAACAAGTTTCTGAACTAGTTCATGAAGCTTTGGCAGACTCTAAATTAGATGGACAGAGCATCCTAGTGTTAATTCCAGATGGAACCCGCACTGCTCCCATACCTCAAATGTTTCGATTGCTCCATCACGAGTTAGGCAAAAGAGTTGCCGCATTGGATTTTTTAATCGCTTTGGGTACACACAATCCCATGAGTGAGGAACAAATCAATCATTTGGTAGATGTAAAACCAGAGGAACGAGAGACAATTTTTAAAAATGTTCGGATTTTTAACCACCTTTGGAATGTACCAGATACCTTTATTTATTGTGGAGTGATTTCGGCAGATGAAATAGCAGATATCAGCAGTGGAATGCTGCGTCAAGCTGTTGAAGTGCGTGTTAATAAACTTGTAACGGAATATGACTTGATAATTGTTTGCGGCCCAGTTTTTCCCCACGAAGTTGTAGGTTTTTCTGGTGGAAATAAATATTTTTTTCCCGGCATTAGTGGTCAAGAAGTAATTAATTTATCACATTGGTTAGGCGCTTTGATCACCTGTTACGAAATTATTGGTACACTAGGAATAACATCAGTTCGGCGCTTAATAAACCGAGCCGCTAGCCTAATTACTACCCCGAAGCTTTGCCTAGCAATGGTAGTTGCACCGGGAACAAATCAGTTAGCTGGACTTTACATAGATCAACCAGATTCAGCTTGGGAATCTGCTGCAAAATTATCGGCAAAACTGCATATTAAATATGTAAATCAGCCTTTTAAACAAGTGCTTTCCATAATGCCCCAAATGTATGATGACATTTGGACGGCGGCTAAAGGGATGTATAAGCTAGAGCCAGTAGTAGCTGATGGAGGTGAGGTAATTATCTATGCTCCTCACATTACTGAGTTTAGCTATACACATGGCGAAATCTTAGCCCAAATTGGCTATCATGTGCGGGATTACTTCCTCAAACAGTGGGACAGATTTCAAACTTATCCAGCTGGAGTGCTAGCCCATAGTACTCACTTGAAAGGTATGGGTACTTTTGATTTTTTAAATGGGGAAAAAGCGCGAATTCGTGTCACTTTAGCTACTGGTATTTCCCGCGATCTCTGTGCGGCTCATAACTTGAATTATCGCGATCCAGCTACCATTCAACCAACAGAATGGGCGAACCGCGAAGATGAAGGTATCTTGCTTGTACCAAAAGCTGGCGAGATATTATACCGTCTCAAATAG